Proteins from a single region of Primulina tabacum isolate GXHZ01 chromosome 5, ASM2559414v2, whole genome shotgun sequence:
- the LOC142547312 gene encoding uncharacterized protein LOC142547312, whose product MKRENSDFNLVSCFVNSNEQMIDMDFDDTCDKMQNDDIEEVFEVISSGHVSDPGTGKVEFLASPKLKRSCSDLTMRKSYQELAEHLHPAKSKSYEDMQRLTDRFRQSIFEGDATSPVTVTTQRSADKVILKKHSSSQILPSRSRRLWWKLFLWSHRNLHRSSSEKPQPSYIKTAVNLEGGYSSDTIEPKRGIQLSKFGLPFSQSNEVIDKGDCDDLNDQRWDGLYGVSGMWPQNQWVAFPTESSSPLARVDEWVKEISVLPPCQIENDDFIGDGVDFPPSPDNGGESSSTRRPTISIPEDISHAKIVIQSLNASSTVAHMTGIMLKIIPPISHLSSLRSVNLSGNLIAHITPGSLPKGLHVLNLSKNKINVIEGLRELTRLRVIDLSYNRISRIGQGLSKCTLVKELYLTGNKISHVEGLHRLLKLTVLDLSFNKITTTKALGQLVANCNSLIALNLLGNLVHSNIGDDQLRKTMCGILLKLAFLNKQPTNSQKAREIRTDAIAKVVGDSSRRNVKRKATKRVSQGTSSDTGSRRRSSATAAQTSRLRSGSRPRNHHAFKDDL is encoded by the exons ATGAAGAGGGAGAATTCTGATTTTAATTTAGTGTCTTGCTTTGTAAACTCCAACGAACAAATGATTGATATGGACTTTGATGATACATGTGACAAGATGCAGAACGACGATATTGAGGAAGTTTTCGAGGTAATTTCTAGTGGACATGTTAGTGATCCTGGCACGGGGAAAGTAGAATTTTTGGCTTCTCCGAAACTTAAGCGATCCTGCTCCGATTTAACCATGAGAAAATCATACCAAGAGCTTGCCGAGCACCTACATCCTGCAAAATCTAAATCGTACGAGGATATGCAAAGATTGACTGACAGGTtcagacagagtatttttgaagggGATGCAACAAGCCCGGTTACCGTTACGACACAGAGAAGTGCTGACAAAGTAATATTGAAGAAGCATTCTTCAAGTCAAATACTGCCCTCTAGAAGCAGGAGATTGTGGTGGAAATTGTTCCTGTGGAGCCACAGGAACTTGCATAGATCAAGCAGTGAAAAGCCACAGCCGAGTTATATCAAGACTGCTGTTAATCTTGAAGGTGGCTACTCTTCAGATACCATAGAACCAAAACGAGGAATACAGTTGAGCAAGTTTGGACTTCCCTTTTCACAGAGTAATGAAGTGATCGATAAAGGAGATTGTGATGACTTAAATGATCAGAGATGGGACGGACTTTATGGAGTTTCTGGTATGTGGCCTCAAAATCAGTGGGTTGCTTTCCCTACGGAATCATCCTCTCCTTTGGCCAGAGTCGACGAGTGGGTGAAAGAAATTTCGGTACTGCCTCCATGTCAAATCGAAAATGATGATTTCATTGGAGATGGTGTTGACTTTCCTCCCTCTCCTGATAATGGTGGTGAATCATCATCCACTCGACGTCCAACTATAAGCATACCTGAGGATATATCACATGCTAAAATTGTCATACAGTCTTTAAATGCTTCATCAACTGTGGCTCATATGACAGGCATTATGCTTAAAATTATACCACCGATTTCACATTTGTCTAGTCTTCGATCCGTGAATTTGTCTGGGAATTTGATAG CACATATTACTCCCGGATCTCTTCCAAAGGGTCTACACGTTTTGAATTTGTCCAAGAATAAGATAAATGTTATTGAAGGTTTGAGAGAATTGACTCGGCTGCGAGTGATTGATCTCAGCTACAATCGGATTTCTCGGATCGGTCAAG GATTATCGAAGTGTACACTTGTTAAAGAGCTCTATCTTACTGGAAACAAGATTAGTCACGTTGAGGGGCTACACAGGCTTTTGAAACTGACTGTGTTGGACTTGAGCTTTAACAAGATAACCACAACAAAAGCTCTCGGTCAGCTTGTTGCGAACTGCAATTCGTTGATAGCTCTAAATCTGCTGGGAAATTTAGTTCATAGCAATATCGGCGATGACCAATTGCGAAAAACAATGTGCGGTATCCTCCTAAAGCTAGCTTTCCTCAACAAGCAGCCCACAAACTCGCAGAAGGCTCGAGAAATCCGGACAGATGCCATTGCTAAAGTTGTTGGAGACAGCAGCAGGCGTAATGTTAAAAGAAAAGCAACAAAGAGGGTAAGTCAAGGGACCTCATCGGATACTGGTTCTCGTAGAAGAAGCAGCGCCACTGCTGCGCAGACAAGCCGGTTGAGATCGGGGAGTCGTCCTCGAAACCATCATGCATTCAAGGACGATTTGTAA